From Salvelinus fontinalis isolate EN_2023a chromosome 37, ASM2944872v1, whole genome shotgun sequence, the proteins below share one genomic window:
- the mlh1 gene encoding DNA mismatch repair protein Mlh1, whose translation MSGVIRRLDETVVNRIAAGEVIQRPANAIKELLENCLDAKSTNIQVTVKEGGLKLIQIQDNGTGIRKEDMEIVCERFTTSKLQTFEDLNTISTYGFRGEALASISHVAHVTITTKTADAKCAYRATYCDGKLKTQPKPCAGNQGTQITAEDLFYNVSTRRKALKSPSEEYSRIVEVVSRYAIHNSGKSFAVKKQGETLADVRTLPNASILDNIRVVFGNTVSRELIEVGCEDQKLAYKLKGHISNANYSVKKCILILFINHRLVESSALKKAIETVYAAYLPKNSHPFLYLSLEIAPHNIDVNVHPTKHEVHFLHEDCIIESVQKHIESKLLGSNSSRTYFTQTLLPGLSVSTSEGKSSSNSTGDSERVYAHQMVRTDSRAQKLDAFLQPASKLAPTPTANPNGQSRGEPVTTNDMEEMDNAETLEEQAPGATEDGEGTSLNTPADLPRKRPRAGQDEEQEDRTAAAATRRRAIKLSSVKELRDDIAENAHKGLQEMLQNHSFVGCVNPQWTLIQHHTKLYLLNTTKLSQELFYQILIYDFGNFGILRLSEPAPLYDLAMLALDSEESGWSEEDGPKEGLAQYIVDFLKKKSEMLEDYFSMEIDQEGNLTGLPLLLDKYTPPMEGLPMFILRLATEVNWDNEKDCFRDFSKECCQFYSIRKQYVLELEPGEEEQDAELNSWRWKVEHLLFKAFRSLFSPPKHFSEDGSVLQIANLPDLYKVFERC comes from the exons ATGTCCGGGGTGATTCGGAGACTCGATGAGACCGTTGTTAATCGGATTGCTGCTGGAGAGGTTATCCAACGTCCTGCAAATGCTATCAAAGAATTGCTTGAAAACTG TTTAGACGCCAAGTCCACCAACATACAAGTGACTGTGAAGGAGGGCGGTCTGAAACTTATCCAGATACAGGACAATGGCACTGGCATCAGG AAAGAAGATATGGAAATAGTATGTGAACGGTTTACAACAAGCAAGCTCCAGACTTTTGAGGACCTCAACACCATCTCAACCTATGGTTTCAGAGGAGAG gcacTTGCCAGTATAAGCCATGTTGCCCATGTCACCATAACAACCAAAACGGCTGACGCCAAGTGTGCTTACAG AGCCACCTACTGTGATGGGAAACTCAAGACCCAACCCAAACCCTGCGCTGGAAACCAGGGGACACAGATCACC GCGGAGGATCTGTTCTACAACGTGTCCACCAGGAGGAAAGCCCTAAAGAGCCCCAGCGAGGAGTACTCCAGGATTGTGGAGGTGGTGAGCAG GTATGCTATACACAACTCTGGGAAAAGCTTTGCTGTCAAAAAG CAAGGCGAGACCTTGGCAGACGTCAGGACCCTACCCAACGCCTCCATTCTGGATAATATCCGTGTGGTGTTCGGCAATACAGTCAGCAG GGAGCTGATTGAAGTgggctgtgaggatcagaagctCGCCTATAAGCTGAAGGGCCACATCTCCAACGCCAACTACTCAGTGAAGAAGTGCATTCTCATCCTCTTCATCAATC ATCGTCTGGTTGAATCGAGTGCCTTAAAAAAAGCCATTGAGACCGTTTATGCTGCATACCTTCCCAAGAACTCTCATCCATTCCTATATCTCAG CCTGGAGATTGCCCCTCATAACATCGACGTGAATGTCCACCCTACCAAACACGAGGTGCACTTCCTCCACGAAGACTGTATCATCGAGAGCGTTCAAAAACACATAGAGAGCAAACTCCTGGGCTCCAACTCCTCGCGCACGTACTTCACACAG ACATTGCTACCtgggctgtctgtctccaccAGCGAGGGGAAGTCTTCCTCCAACTCCACAGGGGACAGTGAGCGGGTCTACGCCCATCAGATGGTCAGGACCGACAGTAGAGCCCAAAAGCTGGACGCCTTTCTCCAGCCGGCATCCAAGCTGGCCCCTACTCCCACCGCCAACCCTAATGGGCAGAGCAGGGGGGAACCTGTGACCACCAATGACATGGAAGAGATGGACAATGCAGAGACCCTGGAGGAACAGGCTCCAGGTGCCACAGAGGATGGGGAGGGAACCAGCCTAAATACTCCAGCTGATCTCCCCAG GAAGCGTCCGCGTGccggtcaggatgaggagcaggaggaccGGACTGCTGCAGCCGCAACCAGGAGACGAGCCATCAAGCTGAGCAGTGTGAAGGAGCTGAGAGATGACATCGCTGAGAACGCACACAAAG GTCTTCAAGAGATGCTTCAGAATCACTCGTTTGTGGGCTGTGTCAACCCCCAGTGGACTCTGATCCAGCACCATACCAAACTGTACCTTCTCAACACCACTAAACTCAG CCAGGAGCTATTCTACCAAATTTTGATCTACGACTTCGGTAACTTTGGCATCTTGAGGTTATCT gagcCTGCACCACTCTATGACCTGGCCATGCTGGCTCTGGACTCCGAGGAGAGTGGCTGGTCGGAGGAGGACGGGCCCAAGGAGGGTCTGGCCCAATACATAGTCGACTTCTTGAAGAAGAAATCTGAGATGCTGGAGGACTACTTCTCCATGGAGATAGACCAG GAAGGAAATCTCACCGGTTTGCCATTGCTGCTTGACAAGTACACCCCTCCTATGGAGGGTCTGCCCATGTTCATCCTACGTTTGGCTACCGAG GTGAACTGGGACAATGAGAAGGACTGCTTCAGAGACTTCAGCAAGGAGTGCTGCCAGTTCTACTCTATCAGGAAACAGTATGTCCTGGAGCTGGAGccgggagaggaggagcag GATGCAGAGTTGAACTCGTGGCGTTGGAAGGTGGAGCATCTCCTGTTTAAAGCCTTCCGGAGCCTCTTCAGTCCCCCTAAACACTTCAGTGAGGATGGCAGCGTACTCCAGATTGCTAACCTACCAGACCTCTACAAAGTATTTGAGCGATGCTAA